One part of the Streptomyces sp. NBC_00286 genome encodes these proteins:
- a CDS encoding metallophosphoesterase, translating to MRARYGVPLGITAAGAAGLVYSVGFEARSFRLRRVTVPVLPPGMRPLRVLQVSDIHMVSGQRKKQRWLRSLAGLRPDFVINTGDNLSDSEAIPEVLDALGPLMEFPGAYVFGSNDYYGPRLRNPARYLLEKVQGRHGLNGNPPVVGALHNPWEDLRDGFNSAGWLNLTNVRGSLKIDGLEIELTGLDDPHIKHDRYESVAGGPSDSADFSMGIVHAPYLRVLDAFTADGYPLTLAGHTHGGQLCLPFYGAFVTNCDLDTDRVKGLSTHTSADRTSYLHVSAGCGTNRYTPVRFACPPEATLLTLAGRE from the coding sequence ATGCGCGCGCGATACGGAGTACCTTTGGGAATCACGGCGGCCGGTGCCGCCGGTCTGGTCTACTCGGTGGGTTTCGAGGCCCGTTCCTTCCGCCTGCGGCGGGTGACGGTGCCCGTACTGCCGCCGGGCATGCGCCCGCTCCGTGTCCTCCAGGTCTCCGACATCCACATGGTGAGCGGCCAGCGCAAGAAGCAGCGCTGGCTGCGCTCGCTGGCCGGGCTGCGCCCCGACTTCGTGATCAACACGGGGGACAACCTCTCCGACTCGGAGGCGATCCCGGAGGTCCTGGACGCGCTCGGCCCGCTGATGGAGTTCCCCGGCGCATACGTCTTCGGCTCGAACGACTACTACGGGCCCAGACTCCGCAACCCCGCCCGGTACTTGCTGGAAAAGGTGCAGGGACGGCACGGGCTGAACGGCAACCCGCCCGTCGTAGGCGCCCTCCACAACCCGTGGGAGGACCTGCGCGACGGCTTCAACTCGGCGGGCTGGCTGAACCTGACGAACGTCCGGGGTTCGCTGAAGATCGACGGCCTGGAGATCGAGCTGACCGGCCTGGACGACCCGCACATCAAACATGACCGGTACGAGAGCGTGGCCGGCGGCCCCTCCGACTCGGCCGACTTCTCGATGGGCATCGTCCACGCCCCGTACCTGCGCGTCCTCGACGCCTTCACCGCGGACGGCTACCCCCTGACCCTGGCCGGCCACACCCACGGCGGCCAGCTCTGCCTCCCCTTCTACGGCGCCTTCGTCACCAACTGCGACCTGGACACGGACCGCGTGAAGGGCCTGTCCACGCATACGTCGGCCGACCGAACCTCGTACCTGCACGTCTCGGCAGGCTGCGGCACGAACCGCTACACGCCGGTACGGTTCGCCTGCCCGCCGGAGGCTACGTTGCTGACGCTGGCGGGGCGGGAGTAG
- a CDS encoding GatB/YqeY domain-containing protein, with amino-acid sequence MTTLKSKLQEDLNAAIKERDELRSSTLRLTLAAITKEEVAGKEKRELSDEEITKVITREAKKRREAAEAFAQGGRAESAEREKAEGEILAEYLPKQLSDDELQQIVAQAVDEAKAAGAEGPRAMGQVMKIVNPKVAGLAEGGRVAALVKKQLAG; translated from the coding sequence ATGACCACGCTCAAGTCGAAGCTGCAGGAAGACCTCAACGCCGCGATCAAGGAGCGCGACGAGCTCCGCTCCTCGACGCTCCGGCTGACCCTCGCCGCGATCACGAAGGAGGAGGTCGCGGGCAAGGAGAAGCGCGAGCTCTCCGACGAGGAGATCACCAAGGTGATCACCCGTGAGGCGAAGAAGCGCCGTGAAGCCGCCGAGGCCTTCGCGCAGGGCGGTCGCGCCGAGTCGGCCGAGCGGGAGAAGGCGGAGGGCGAGATCCTCGCCGAGTACCTCCCCAAGCAGCTGTCCGACGACGAGCTCCAGCAGATCGTCGCCCAGGCGGTCGATGAGGCGAAGGCGGCCGGCGCCGAGGGCCCGCGCGCCATGGGCCAGGTCATGAAGATCGTGAACCCGAAGGTGGCGGGCCTGGCCGAGGGTGGCCGCGTCGCCGCACTGGTCAAGAAGCAGCTCGCGGGCTGA